In Grus americana isolate bGruAme1 chromosome 26, bGruAme1.mat, whole genome shotgun sequence, a single window of DNA contains:
- the AP3M2 gene encoding AP-3 complex subunit mu-2 — protein sequence MIHSLFLINASGDIFLEKHWKSVVSRSVCDYFFEAQERASEAENVPPVIPTPHHYLLSVYRHKIFFVAVIQSEVPPLFVIEFLHRVVDTFQDYFGVCSEVMIKDNVVVVYEVLEEMLDNGFPLATESNILKELIKPPTILRTVVNTITGSTNVGDQLPTGQLSVVPWRRTGVKYTNNEAYFDVIEEIDAIIDKSGSTITAEIQGVVDACVKLTGMPDLTLSFMNPRLLDDVSFHPCVRFKRWESERILSFIPPDGNFRLLSYHVSAQNLVAIPVYVKHNISFRDSSSLGRFEITVGPKQTMGKTVEGVMVTSQMPKGVLNMTLTPSQGTHIFDPVTKLLSWDVGKINPQKLPSLKGSVSLQAGTSKPDENPTINLQFKIQQLAISGLKVNRLDMYGEKYKPFKGIKYMTKAGKFQVRT from the exons ATGATCCACAGCCTGTTCCTGATCAACGCCTCGGGGGACATCTTCCTGGAGAAGCACTGGAAGAGCGTCGTCAGCCGCTCCGTCTGTGACTACTTCTTCGAGGCGCAGGAGAGGGCCTCGGAGGCGGAGAACGTGCCGCCGGTGATCCCCACGCCGCACCACTACCTTCTCAGCGTCTACCGACACAAGATTTTCTTCGTGGCCGTTATCCAGAGCGAGGTGCCGCCTCTCTTCGTCATCGAGTTCCTGCACCGCGTCGTCGATACCTTCCAG GATTATTTTGGTGTCTGTTCAGAGGTGATGATCAAGGACAATGTTGTGGTGGTTTATGAGgtgctggaggagatgctggacAATGGCTTTCCGTTGGCAACAGAGTCTAATATTCTTAAGGAACTGATAAAACCTCCCACTATCCTCCGAACAGTTGTCAACACTATAACAG gaaGCACTAATGTGGGTGACCAGCTTCCTACTGGACAGCTATCAGTGGTGCCTTGGAGACGTACTGGTGTAAAATATACCAACAATGAGGCGTATTTTGATGTGATTGAGGAGATAGATGCAATCATTGACAAATCGG GTTCAACGATTACTGCTGAAATCCAAGGGGTGGTTGATGCTTGTGTCAAGCTGACTGGAATGCCGGACCTTACCCTCTCCTTTATG aaccCTCGGTTATTGGATGACGTCAGCTTTCATCCATGTGTGCGTTTTAAGCGCTGGGAGTCAGAGAGAATACTCTCATTCATTCCACCTGATGGAAATTTTCGCTTGCTTTCCTACCATGTCAGTGCTCAGAA TCTTGTGGCAATTCCTGTCTACGTTAAACACAACATCAGTTTCCGTGATAGCAGCTCACTGGGACGTTTTGAGATCACAGTGGGACCAAAGCAGACTATGGGGAAGACTGTAGAGGGAGTGATGGTCACTAGCCAGATGCCAAAAGGTGTCTTAAATATGACCCTCACACCCTCTCAGGGAACACACATCTTCGATCCAGTTACAAAG TTGCTGTCATGGGAtgtggggaaaataaacccccaGAAGTTGCCAAGCCTGAAGGGGAGTGTGAGCCTGCAAGCTGGGACATCAAAACCAGATGAAAACCCCACCATTAACCTGCAGtttaaaattcagcagctgGCTATATCTG GACTGAAGGTGAATCGCTTGGACATGTATGGGGAGAAGTACAAGCCCTTCAAGGGGATAAAATACATGACTAAGGCTGGCAAGTTCCAAGTCCGAACCTAG